The following proteins come from a genomic window of Panicum hallii strain FIL2 chromosome 8, PHallii_v3.1, whole genome shotgun sequence:
- the LOC112903504 gene encoding probable Histone-lysine N-methyltransferase ATXR5, whose product MADVMRRSRPVDAAPPVARAREAIYEAVVCDTCGSGERGDELLLCDRCDRGRHTFCLRPIAAKVPIGPWFCSDCAPPVKRFKSFPMEQAKIIDFFRIQNDDQDGEPAKCRLSQDVRRRRKSSLVMHKKRRRLLPFVPTEDRATRLKQMASLATALASSNAEFSNELTYVTHMAPRSSNLARFEEGGIQVLHKEDKQTMELCRTMQQRGQCPPLLVVFDSREGFTVQADANIKDMTFIAEFAGDVDYLENRENDDCDCLMTLLLTADPSQRLVISPDKRGNISRFMSGINNHTPDGKKKQNVKCVRYDIDGESHVLLVACRDIACGEKLYCDYNGQENAYPTHHFL is encoded by the exons ATGGCCGACGTCAtgcgccgctcgcgccccgtCGACGCGGCGCCCCCAGTCGcccgcgcgcgcgaggccaTCTACGAGGCCGTCGTCTGCGACACCTGCGGCTCCGGCGAGCGCGGCGACGAGCTGCTGCTCTGCGACCGCTGCGACCGCGGCCGCCACACCTTCTGCCTTCGCCCGATCGCCGCCAAGGTCCCCATCGGCCCATGGTTCTGCTCCGACTGTGCCCCGCCCGTCAAGCGCTTCAAAA GCTTTCCAATGGAGCAGGCCAAGATCATCGATTTCTTTCGGATTCAGAACGATGACCAGGATGGCGAGCCCGCGAAATGTAGGCTCTCCCAAG ATGTTAGAAGGAGAAGGAAGAGTTCACTCGTTATGcacaagaagaggaggaggctACTGCCATTTGTCCCAACTGAAGATAGAGCTACAAGACTCAAACAAATGGCTTCTCTGGCCACTGCTCTGGCATCTTCAAATGCAGAGTTCAGTAACGAGTTGACATACGTGACTCACATGGCTCCTAGATCTTCCAATCTGGCGAGATTTGAGGAAGGTGGTATCCAG GTTCTTCACAAAGAGGATAAACAAACCATGGAGCTGTGCAGAACCATGCAACAAAGAGGCCAATGCCCTCCACTTCTTGTGGTTTTTGATTCCCGTGAAGG TTTCACTGTGCAGGCTGATGCCAATATTAAGGATATGACCTTCATAGCTGAATTTGCTGGGGATGTTGATTATTTGGAGAACAGAGAAAACGATGATTGTGACTGTCTTATGACACTCCTTTTGACAGCAGATCCTTCACAGAGGCTGGTCATTTCCCCTGACAAACGTGGAAACATTTCTCGCTTTATGAGCGGCATCAATAACCACACACC GGATGGAAAGAAGAAGCAAAATGTCAAATGTGTGCGGTACGACATTGATGGGGAGAGCCATGTATTGTTGGTGGCCTGCCGTGATATAGCTTGTGGTGAAAAGCTATATTGCGACTATAATGGACAAGAGAATGCATATCCCACTCATCATTTCCTCTAA
- the LOC112903562 gene encoding WAT1-related protein At5g64700-like: protein MVIAMYGFHFIYAEAAVLKEYPNKILRTLSQCIFSTVQSFIVAVVAERDFSKWKLRIYSEWGVLLLTSTVFLTVWTPLCLIFTIFCSSILGEIVHLGSIVGGMLLVAALYSVLWGKNKKNNKTLPCNKVNSTDIGMQDEQEHEQMEEDNKGREEQKEATSAIQHSWLSKSD from the exons ATGGTCATTGCCATGTATGGTTTCCACTTCATTTATGCTGAG GCTGCAGTGCTCAAGGAGTACCCAAACAAGATACTTAGGACATTATCGCAATGCATTTTCAGCACGGTGCAGTCTTTCATTGTCGCAGTGGTGGCCGAGAGGGACTTCTCCAAGTGGAAGCTAC GGATTTATAGTGAATGGGGTGTCCTTTTACTTACAAGCACGGTCTTCCTCACCGTCTGGACTCCACTTTGCCTTATATTCACAATATTCTGCTCCTCCATCCTAGGAGAAATTGTTCACCTCGGCAG TATTGTTGGTGGTATGCTACTAGTTGCAGCCCTTTACAGCGTGCTATGGGGTAAAAACAAGAAAAATAATAAGACTTTGCCGTGCAACAAGGTGAATTCAACGGACATCGGTATGCAAGATGAGCAGGAGCATGAACAAATGGAAGAGGATAACAAGGGCAGGGAAGAGCAGAAGGAAGCAACATCAGCAATTCAGCATTCATGGTTGAGCAAGTCTGACTGA